The following coding sequences lie in one Arachis ipaensis cultivar K30076 chromosome B03, Araip1.1, whole genome shotgun sequence genomic window:
- the LOC107631173 gene encoding GDSL esterase/lipase At5g45920 — translation MRPRIYLLGDSITEESFSEGGWGASLANHFCRMVDVVLRGYSGYNTRWALKVLEKVFPEAPPSQGDGDAPVAAVTVFFGANDATLPDRCSGFQHVPLNEYKHNLHSIVSFFKKLWPKAIVLLITPPPIDEVARLQYPYTDNPQGLPERTNEAAGEYAKACTAVAAECGVPVIDLWTKMQQCPDWKKEYLSDGLHLTKKGNQVVFDEVVAKLRDEGVSVESMTAELPLIADINPNDPLKAFQ, via the exons ATGAGGCCAAGGATTTATCTGTTGGGTGATTCAATCACCGAGGAATCATTCTCTGAAGGTGGATGGGGTGCCTCTCTTGCCAACCATTTCTGCCGCATG GTAGATGTGGTGCTGAGAGGGTATAGCGGCTACAACACTAGGTGGGCGTTGAAGGTGTTGGAGAAGGTTTTCCCTGAAGCCCCACCATCACAAGGAGATGGTGATGCACCGGTTGCTGCTGTCACTGTTTTCTTTGGTGCTAACGATGCTACCCTTCCAGATAGGTGTTCTGGTTTTCAGCACGTGCCTCTCAATGAATACAAGCACAACCTTCACTCCATTGTCTCCTTCTTCAAG AAGCTATGGCCAAAAGCAATTGTTCTACTCATAACGCCTCCTCCAATTGACGAAGTTGCACGTCTTCA ATATCCATATACAGACAACCCACAGGGTCTTCCTGAGAGGACAAACGAAGCTGCTGGCGAGTATGCTAAAGCATGCACTGCTGTGGCTGCAGAATGTGGAGTCCCTGTGATTGATCTCTGGACCAAAATGCAGCAGTGCCCCGACTGGAAGAAAGAATATCTAAG CGACGGTTTGCATCTCACTAAAAAAGGGAATCAAGTTGTTTTCGACGAAGTGGTGGCGAAGCTGAGAGATGAAGGCGTGAGTGTTGAATCAATGACAGCTGAACTCCCTCTAATAGCTGATATCAATCCTAATGATCCTCTGAAGGCATTTCAGTAG
- the LOC107631172 gene encoding protein CHUP1, chloroplastic isoform X1, which yields MVAGKVRVAMGFQKSSSPSPSPTNQTPPPQKKQPPPPPSSTTTSSGKSSSHKSSFSRSFGAYFPRSSAQVQPRPPDVAELLRLVESLRESESRLKTELLEHKLLKESLAIVPVLENELVARDTEVERSKKRVQELEEENEKLKSELRELKLRMEEEKKKSDKRTKALEDEIAELKKTTSFDSGSASCSSHRATLESDEHSSSSQRFLEVSVRPNLLKSLKRTTSSDHGFGIQKHFDGSDLKREVAEITERPPHSRCNSEELADSTDSVLATAVRSREPRVPKPPPKPSSSSPASPSGSSPEDNGNGEIEKSIPQPPPPPPPPPPLKMAPPPPPPPPKVAATCKATAPPPPPPPPKVGRAAPAKVRRVPEVVEFYHSLMRRDSQARRESSSGGGGGSAEVPATANARDMIGEIENRSTHLLAIKTDVETQGDFIKYLIKEVERATFTNIEDVVPFVKWLDDELSYLVDERAVLKHFEWPEQKADALREAAFGFCDLKKLESEASSFHDDPRQPCAPALKKMQALFEKLEHGVYNISRMRESATKRYKHFQIPVDWMLDSGYASQLLWQIKLASVKLAMKYMRRVSAELETVGGGPEEEELIVQGVRFAFRVHQFAGGFDVETMRAFQELRDKARSCHVQCHSQQQKFYCRSTTC from the exons ATGGTCGCCGGTAAGGTAAGGGTTGCAATGGGGTTCCAGAAGTCATCGTCGCCGTCACCGTCGCCCACCAATCAGACTCCTCCGCCGCAGAAGAAGCaacctcctcctcctccctcGTCCACGACCACCTCCTCCGGCAAGTCCTCCTCCCACAAATCCTCATTCTCTCGCTCTTTTGGCGCCTACTTCCCACGCTCCTCCGCACAGGTCCAACCCCGCCCGCCGGACGTGGCGGAGCTTCTCCGCCTAGTGGAGTCGCTCCGGGAGAGCGAGTCTCGACTGAAGACGGAGCTTCTCGAACACAAGCTCCTGAAGGAGTCCCTTGCCATTGTCCCGGTTCTCGAGAACGAGCTCGTGGCGAGGGACACCGAGGTTGAACGGAGCAAGAAGAGAGTGCAGGAGCTAGAAGAAGAAAACGAGAAGCTCAAGAGCGAGTTGCGGGAACTGAAGCTaagaatggaagaagaaaagaagaagagcgATAAGAGAACGAAGGCGCTGGAGGATGAGATTGCGGAGCTGAagaaaacgacgtcgtttgatAGTGGTAGCGCTAGCTGCAGTAGCCACAGAGCGACATTGGAGAGTGACGAACACTCTTCCTCTTCGCAGAGGTTCCTTGAGGTTTCTGTAAGGCCGAACCTCTTGAAGAGCTTGAAGCGAACCACGTCGTCGGATCATGGATTCGGCATTCAGAAGCATTTTGACGGTTCAGATTTGAAAAGAGAAGTAGCAGAAATTACTGAAAGGCCACCTCACTCGCGTTGTAACTCGGAGGAACTCGCCGATTCTACTGACTCGGTTCTCGCTACGGCTGTCAGATCTCGCGAGCCTCGAGTTCCCAAACCGCCGCCCAAACCATCTTCTTCGTCGCCGGCTTCCCCGTCGGGTTCTTCCCCTGAAGATAACGGCAATGGTGAAATTGAGAAGTCGATTCCGCAACCACCACCGCCACCTCCTCCGCCACCGCCGCTAAAGATGGCACCTCCACCACCTCCTCCACCGCCAAAGGTGGCGGCTACATGCAAGGCTACTGCTCCGCCGCCGCCTCCTCCTCCACCTAAAGTCGGACGTGCAGCCCCGGCGAAGGTGAGGAGAGTGCCGGAGGTGGTGGAGTTCTACCACTCTCTGATGCGAAGGGACTCACAAGCACGGCGAGAGTCAAGCTCTGGTGGTGGCGGTGGTTCAGCGGAGGTTCCCGCGACGGCTAATGCCCGTGACATGATTGGAGAGATCGAAAACCGTTCGACGCATTTGCTGGCG ATAAAAACAGATGTAGAAACGCAAGGAGATTTTATTAAATACTTGATCAAAGAGGTAGAGAGAGCAACATTCACAAACATTGAAGACGTGGTACCTTTCGTGAAATGGCTTGATGATGAGCTATCCTACTTG GTTGATGAAAGAGCAGTGCTGAAACACTTCGAATGGCCAGAGCAGAAGGCGGATGCTCTGAGGGAGGCCGCGTTTGGCTTCTGTGATCTGAAGAAGCTGGAATCGGAGGCTTCGTCTTTCCATGACGATCCGCGCCAGCCTTGTGCTCCTGCTCTCAAGAAGATGCAGGCCCTATTCGAAAA ATTAGAACACGGGGTTTACAACATCTCAAGAATGAGAGAGTCCGCAACAAAGAGATACAAACACTTCCAAATACCTGTTGATTGGATGCTTGATAGTGGCTATGCCAGCCAG TTATTGTGGCAGATCAAGCTGGCATCAGTAAAATTGGCGATGAAATACATGAGGAGAGTCTCTGCTGAGCTAGAGACAGTTGGTGGTGGTCCTGAAGAAGAAGAGCTCATAGTTCAAGGAGTTAGATTTGCGTTTCGGGTACATCAG TTCGCTGGGGGCTTTGATGTGGAGACAATGAGGGCATTTCAGGAATTGAGGGACAAAGCGAGGTCATGCCATGTTCAATGCCATAGCCAGCAACAAAAATTCTATTGCCGGTCTACAACATGTTAA
- the LOC107631172 gene encoding protein CHUP1, chloroplastic isoform X2 → MVAGKVRVAMGFQKSSSPSPSPTNQTPPPQKKQPPPPPSSTTTSSGKSSSHKSSFSRSFGAYFPRSSAQVQPRPPDVAELLRLVESLRESESRLKTELLEHKLLKESLAIVPVLENELVARDTEVERSKKRVQELEEENEKLKSELRELKLRMEEEKKKSDKRTKALEDEIAELKKTTSFDSGSASCSSHRATLESDEHSSSSQRFLEVSVRPNLLKSLKRTTSSDHGFGIQKHFDGSDLKREVAEITERPPHSRCNSEELADSTDSVLATAVRSREPRVPKPPPKPSSSSPASPSGSSPEDNGNGEIEKSIPQPPPPPPPPPPLKMAPPPPPPPPKVAATCKATAPPPPPPPPKVGRAAPAKVRRVPEVVEFYHSLMRRDSQARRESSSGGGGGSAEVPATANARDMIGEIENRSTHLLAIKTDVETQGDFIKYLIKEVERATFTNIEDVVPFVKWLDDELSYLVDERAVLKHFEWPEQKADALREAAFGFCDLKKLESEASSFHDDPRQPCAPALKKMQALFEKLEHGVYNISRMRESATKRYKHFQIPVDWMLDSGYASQIKLASVKLAMKYMRRVSAELETVGGGPEEEELIVQGVRFAFRVHQFAGGFDVETMRAFQELRDKARSCHVQCHSQQQKFYCRSTTC, encoded by the exons ATGGTCGCCGGTAAGGTAAGGGTTGCAATGGGGTTCCAGAAGTCATCGTCGCCGTCACCGTCGCCCACCAATCAGACTCCTCCGCCGCAGAAGAAGCaacctcctcctcctccctcGTCCACGACCACCTCCTCCGGCAAGTCCTCCTCCCACAAATCCTCATTCTCTCGCTCTTTTGGCGCCTACTTCCCACGCTCCTCCGCACAGGTCCAACCCCGCCCGCCGGACGTGGCGGAGCTTCTCCGCCTAGTGGAGTCGCTCCGGGAGAGCGAGTCTCGACTGAAGACGGAGCTTCTCGAACACAAGCTCCTGAAGGAGTCCCTTGCCATTGTCCCGGTTCTCGAGAACGAGCTCGTGGCGAGGGACACCGAGGTTGAACGGAGCAAGAAGAGAGTGCAGGAGCTAGAAGAAGAAAACGAGAAGCTCAAGAGCGAGTTGCGGGAACTGAAGCTaagaatggaagaagaaaagaagaagagcgATAAGAGAACGAAGGCGCTGGAGGATGAGATTGCGGAGCTGAagaaaacgacgtcgtttgatAGTGGTAGCGCTAGCTGCAGTAGCCACAGAGCGACATTGGAGAGTGACGAACACTCTTCCTCTTCGCAGAGGTTCCTTGAGGTTTCTGTAAGGCCGAACCTCTTGAAGAGCTTGAAGCGAACCACGTCGTCGGATCATGGATTCGGCATTCAGAAGCATTTTGACGGTTCAGATTTGAAAAGAGAAGTAGCAGAAATTACTGAAAGGCCACCTCACTCGCGTTGTAACTCGGAGGAACTCGCCGATTCTACTGACTCGGTTCTCGCTACGGCTGTCAGATCTCGCGAGCCTCGAGTTCCCAAACCGCCGCCCAAACCATCTTCTTCGTCGCCGGCTTCCCCGTCGGGTTCTTCCCCTGAAGATAACGGCAATGGTGAAATTGAGAAGTCGATTCCGCAACCACCACCGCCACCTCCTCCGCCACCGCCGCTAAAGATGGCACCTCCACCACCTCCTCCACCGCCAAAGGTGGCGGCTACATGCAAGGCTACTGCTCCGCCGCCGCCTCCTCCTCCACCTAAAGTCGGACGTGCAGCCCCGGCGAAGGTGAGGAGAGTGCCGGAGGTGGTGGAGTTCTACCACTCTCTGATGCGAAGGGACTCACAAGCACGGCGAGAGTCAAGCTCTGGTGGTGGCGGTGGTTCAGCGGAGGTTCCCGCGACGGCTAATGCCCGTGACATGATTGGAGAGATCGAAAACCGTTCGACGCATTTGCTGGCG ATAAAAACAGATGTAGAAACGCAAGGAGATTTTATTAAATACTTGATCAAAGAGGTAGAGAGAGCAACATTCACAAACATTGAAGACGTGGTACCTTTCGTGAAATGGCTTGATGATGAGCTATCCTACTTG GTTGATGAAAGAGCAGTGCTGAAACACTTCGAATGGCCAGAGCAGAAGGCGGATGCTCTGAGGGAGGCCGCGTTTGGCTTCTGTGATCTGAAGAAGCTGGAATCGGAGGCTTCGTCTTTCCATGACGATCCGCGCCAGCCTTGTGCTCCTGCTCTCAAGAAGATGCAGGCCCTATTCGAAAA ATTAGAACACGGGGTTTACAACATCTCAAGAATGAGAGAGTCCGCAACAAAGAGATACAAACACTTCCAAATACCTGTTGATTGGATGCTTGATAGTGGCTATGCCAGCCAG ATCAAGCTGGCATCAGTAAAATTGGCGATGAAATACATGAGGAGAGTCTCTGCTGAGCTAGAGACAGTTGGTGGTGGTCCTGAAGAAGAAGAGCTCATAGTTCAAGGAGTTAGATTTGCGTTTCGGGTACATCAG TTCGCTGGGGGCTTTGATGTGGAGACAATGAGGGCATTTCAGGAATTGAGGGACAAAGCGAGGTCATGCCATGTTCAATGCCATAGCCAGCAACAAAAATTCTATTGCCGGTCTACAACATGTTAA
- the LOC107631170 gene encoding uncharacterized protein LOC107631170: MSECCCSIVIPNLQIPSFTKNPFPIADFGRRNHFSRCFPASLPFPNPSSKLPPFRVSRTIQATSAHMEVERTQGFESNSASMKLLFVEMGVGYDQHGQNITAAAMRACRDAISSNSIPAFRRGSIPGVNFDQMKLQIKLGVPNSLQSSLDIEKVKSVFPYGKILNVEVVDGGLICSSGVHVEEMGDKNDDCYIVNAAVYVGY, translated from the exons ATGAGTGAGTGCTGTTGTTCAATTGTAATTCCAAATCTTCAGATTCCATCATTTACCAAAAACCCTTTTCCCATCGCTGATTTCGGCCGCCGAAACCATTTTTCACGGTGTTTCCCCGCATCTCTTCCTTTCCCAAATCCGTCGTCAAAGCTGCCACCTTTTCGAGTTTCTAGAACTATCCAGGCCACGTCAGCTCACATGGAAGTGGAACGAACTCAAGGGTTTGAGTCAAACAGCGCCTCAATGAAGCTCTTGTTTGTGGAGATGGGTGTCGGATACGATCAACACGG GCAGAATATAACGGCTGCAGCAATGAGGGCATGCAGGGATGCcatttcttctaattcaatcccAGCTTTCCGCAGAG GTTCCATCCCTGGTGTCAATTTCGATCAGATGAAATTGCAGATCAAGCTAGGTGTTCCCAATTCTCTTCAGAGCTCTTTGGATATCGAGAAAGTCAAGTCTGTGTTTCCCTA TGGAAAAATTTTGAATGTTGAAGTGGTGGATGGTGGATTGATATGCTCAAGTGGGGTGCATGTGGAAGAGATGGGTGACAAGAATGATGATTGTTACATTGTCAATGCTGCTGTATATGTAGGCTATTAA
- the LOC107631171 gene encoding uncharacterized protein LOC107631171, whose amino-acid sequence MEGGQKGMNPLFVEMGVGYDLDGQDITAAAMRACKDAIATNSIPAFQKGSIPGVTSDNMKVHVKLGVPHPLQQGLDKDKIKTVFPYGQVTGFEVVDGGMVCSTEETVDRNDDCYIVNAAVYVGY is encoded by the exons ATGGAAGGTGGCCAAAAGGGAATGAACCCGTTGTTTGTGGAGATGGGGGTTGGCTATGATCTTGATGG GCAGGACATAACAGCTGCTGCTATGAGAGCATGCAAAGATGCAATAGCTACTAATTCAATTCCAGCTTTCCAAAAGG GTAGCATCCCTGGTGTTACATCTGATAACATGAAAGTACATGTGAAACTTGGGGTGCCTCATCCTCTCCAACAAGGCTTGGATAAGGACAAAATTAAGACTGTGTTTCCATA TGGACAAGTTACGGGGTTTGAAGTAGTGGATGGTGGAATGGTGTGCTCAACTGAGGAAACGGTTGACAGGAACGATGACTGTTACATTGTCAATGCTGCTGTCTATGTTGGTTATTAA
- the LOC107633718 gene encoding protein trichome birefringence-like 37 has product MGMIKWTQYLVDIVEESLGRVLNLDSIQAGNKSWLGTDLLIFNTWHWWTYIGPSSQGWDYIRDDSNLVKDMDRLEAFHKGLNTWAAWVDQNLDPSKTKVFFHGISPKHTQ; this is encoded by the exons ATGGGTATGATCAAG TGGACGCAATATTTGGTGGACATAGTTGAAGAAAGCCTTGGACGAGTCCTCAACTTAGACTCCATTCAAGCTGGTAATAAATCATGGTTAGGGACTGACCTCTTGATCTTCAACACGTGGCATTGGTGGACCTACATCGGACCTTCCTCTCAAGG ATGGGATTATATTAGAGATGATTCAAATCTTGTGAAGGACATGGACCGTTTGGAAGCATTTCATAAGGGGTTAAACACATGGGCTGCATGGGTTGATCAAAATCTTGACCCTTCCAAAACCAAAGTATTCTTTCATGGCATTTCTCCTAAACATACCCAGTAA